From a region of the Betaproteobacteria bacterium genome:
- a CDS encoding 3-hydroxyacyl-CoA dehydrogenase/enoyl-CoA hydratase family protein, with the protein MNKLIVKKAAVLGAGVMGAQIAAHLANANVPVVLFDLPAKEGDKNGIVKKALDGLKKLDPAPLAGKGKLKFIDAANYDEHLPLLAECDLVIEAIAERMDWKNDLYAKIAPHLGARTIVASNTSGLSMNALAQGLPADVRPRFCGIHFFNPPRYMHLVEIIGTQSTDASTLDALETWLTSRLGKGVIRALDTPNFVANRIGVFSILAVMHHTQAFGLGFDEVDALTGPKIGRPKSATYRTADVVGLDTLAHVVNTMKDTLPNDPWHAYFTNPAWLQALIAQGALGQKTRCGIFRKQGKEIQVLDLAAQDYRVSAGEIAEEVGAILKMKNPAEKFAALCASSHPQAQFLWAIFRDIFHYAAVQLENVADNARDLDFAMRWGFGWAQGPFETWQAAGWGDIAQAIAADIAAGKAMSATPLPAWALEVGRTGVHAAEGSYSASKNAYVARSTLPVYQRQLFPERVLGEAGATPEKSGETLYENDGVRLWVLPAVDRKIGVISIKSKMHTIGDEVLDGVIAAVRQAETTLDGVVIWHEAPFAVGANLAQVSEAIAAGQFEMLEKTVEKFQRASQTLKYAQVPVVAAVQGMALGGGCEFVMHAGKRVMALESYVGLVEAGVGLIPAGGGCKEFAVRAAEWAAQSATPGEVFNFLQPVFQTIAMAKVAKSAFEAVEFGFARPTDTILFNANELLFVAITEARAMAEAGYAPPTMARGIPVAGKTGIANFEMMLVNMKEGGMISAHDYKVAKAAAIALCGGEVETGSLVDEEWLITVERRLFVELLKTPETQARIKHMLDTGKPLRN; encoded by the coding sequence TTGAACAAGTTGATCGTGAAAAAAGCGGCCGTTCTCGGCGCCGGCGTGATGGGGGCGCAGATTGCCGCGCACCTCGCCAATGCCAACGTGCCGGTCGTGCTGTTTGACCTGCCGGCCAAGGAGGGCGACAAGAACGGTATCGTGAAGAAGGCCCTCGACGGCCTCAAGAAACTGGACCCGGCCCCGCTGGCCGGCAAGGGCAAGCTGAAATTCATCGACGCCGCCAACTACGACGAGCACCTGCCGCTGCTCGCCGAGTGCGATCTGGTCATCGAGGCCATCGCCGAGCGCATGGACTGGAAGAACGATCTCTATGCAAAGATTGCACCGCATCTCGGCGCGCGGACCATCGTTGCGTCCAATACCTCCGGCCTGTCGATGAACGCGCTGGCGCAGGGGCTGCCGGCAGACGTTCGCCCGCGCTTCTGCGGCATTCACTTCTTCAATCCGCCGCGCTATATGCATCTGGTCGAGATTATCGGCACGCAGAGTACCGACGCCAGCACGCTGGACGCGCTGGAGACCTGGCTGACCTCACGCCTCGGCAAGGGCGTCATCCGGGCGCTGGATACGCCGAACTTCGTCGCCAACCGGATTGGCGTGTTTTCCATTCTCGCCGTCATGCATCACACCCAGGCTTTCGGCCTGGGCTTTGATGAAGTCGATGCGCTGACCGGCCCCAAGATCGGCCGTCCGAAGAGCGCCACCTATCGCACTGCCGATGTGGTCGGCCTGGATACGCTGGCCCACGTCGTTAATACGATGAAGGACACGTTGCCGAATGATCCGTGGCACGCCTATTTCACCAATCCGGCCTGGCTGCAGGCACTGATCGCGCAGGGCGCGCTGGGCCAGAAGACCCGCTGCGGCATTTTCCGCAAGCAGGGCAAGGAAATCCAGGTGCTCGATCTGGCCGCGCAGGATTACCGTGTCTCGGCCGGCGAGATTGCTGAAGAAGTCGGCGCCATCCTGAAGATGAAGAATCCGGCGGAAAAGTTTGCTGCATTGTGTGCTTCGTCGCATCCGCAGGCGCAGTTCCTGTGGGCCATCTTCCGCGATATTTTCCATTACGCAGCGGTTCAGCTGGAGAACGTGGCCGACAACGCCCGCGACCTCGATTTCGCCATGCGCTGGGGCTTCGGCTGGGCGCAGGGTCCGTTTGAAACCTGGCAAGCGGCCGGTTGGGGCGACATCGCGCAAGCGATTGCCGCCGATATCGCCGCCGGCAAGGCCATGAGCGCCACGCCGCTGCCGGCCTGGGCGCTGGAAGTCGGGCGAACCGGCGTACATGCGGCTGAAGGTTCGTACTCTGCTAGCAAGAATGCCTATGTGGCCCGGTCGACACTGCCGGTCTATCAGCGCCAGCTGTTCCCCGAGCGCGTGCTGGGCGAAGCCGGTGCCACCCCGGAAAAATCTGGCGAAACGCTCTACGAAAACGACGGGGTGCGCCTTTGGGTGCTTCCCGCGGTCGACCGGAAAATTGGCGTTATTTCCATAAAATCGAAGATGCACACGATCGGCGATGAAGTGCTGGATGGGGTCATCGCCGCCGTGCGTCAAGCAGAAACGACGCTCGATGGCGTGGTGATCTGGCATGAAGCACCGTTCGCCGTGGGTGCCAATCTGGCTCAGGTATCCGAAGCCATTGCCGCCGGCCAGTTCGAAATGCTCGAAAAGACCGTCGAGAAATTCCAGCGCGCCTCGCAGACCTTGAAGTATGCGCAGGTGCCGGTGGTTGCCGCAGTGCAGGGTATGGCCCTCGGCGGCGGTTGTGAATTCGTCATGCATGCCGGCAAGCGGGTGATGGCGCTGGAAAGCTACGTCGGCCTCGTTGAAGCCGGCGTCGGGCTGATCCCGGCCGGTGGTGGCTGCAAGGAATTTGCCGTGCGTGCGGCCGAATGGGCAGCGCAGTCGGCGACGCCGGGCGAGGTGTTCAATTTCCTGCAGCCGGTGTTCCAGACCATCGCCATGGCCAAGGTCGCCAAGAGCGCCTTTGAAGCGGTCGAGTTCGGTTTCGCCAGGCCCACGGACACCATCCTGTTCAACGCCAACGAACTGCTGTTCGTCGCCATCACGGAAGCCCGCGCCATGGCCGAGGCCGGTTACGCGCCACCGACCATGGCGCGCGGCATCCCGGTGGCGGGCAAGACCGGCATCGCCAATTTCGAGATGATGTTGGTCAATATGAAGGAGGGCGGCATGATTTCCGCCCACGACTACAAGGTGGCCAAGGCGGCTGCCATCGCGCTGTGTGGCGGCGAGGTCGAGACCGGCAGTCTGGTTGATGAGGAATGGCTGATCACCGTCGAGCGCCGGCTGTTTGTCGAGCTGCTGAAGACACCCGAAACCCAGGCCCGGATCAAGCACATGCTCGATACCGGCAAGCCGCTGCGCAACTAA
- a CDS encoding EAL domain-containing protein, producing the protein MSLPNDEPLRDALIREAFHHGRGGIPMTLIAIAAIAWIHWFSRDALIHLPWLISAVTIVVGRGIIIAYVLRHTERLSIRLRERLFNIPLVLNSLLWAALPYLIFPQASEPEQFVIVCIMAGLAGGAATVLSPVKWPARFYLFCVLVPGSILLESSLAAPVIRSLGLCFFVVMLISHANARRLLLEANLKRFENQQLLDDVQKKRSEVEQLNVDLRKAEAALREQNTHLEREIAFRTERNRLAYSVIQNTAEGIMVTDPNGLIIEVNPAFSRITGYAVADVLGQPANLLLSEKQDRQHYDHLKQQLLSEGKWEGEMWSRRQDGGVFLERRSIDAVRDADGTTTHYVSVFNDITEDFHKDEQLRHMACHDPLTGLANRSLLHEHLRMAITRALRNTSLVGVLFLDLDQFKSINDTLGHEVGDLLLKEVANRLLGCIRASDTLARLGGDEFVVLMNVIADEDDCALLARKLRRALETPIELSGASLYVNTSIGISIYPKDGTTIDELMKNADMALYAAKAAGKNRFNYFHAAMSEQANARRELETALRKALANNELSLHYQPKIDAVNGSPTGFEGLVRWERSGHGFVRPDLFIPVAEESGLIEALGESVIDQACRQMAEWHQAGYGWQNVAVNVSARQLIHQDLAGKIRNAIQRHGLPRGFLEIEVTESVLMSMPEKTLPLLSEIRNMGIRIAIDDFGTGHSSLAYLRHMPIDIMKIDRAFVHEAEKNPTSQAIIQTIVSLSRLLNLTVVAEGVESSEQAEMLREAGCDQLQGYYFARPVGAAGIAERWLGQAG; encoded by the coding sequence TTGTCCCTCCCCAACGACGAACCGTTGCGTGACGCGCTGATCCGCGAAGCCTTTCACCATGGCAGGGGCGGCATACCCATGACGTTGATCGCCATTGCCGCGATCGCGTGGATTCACTGGTTCAGCAGGGATGCACTCATCCACCTTCCCTGGCTGATCAGTGCCGTGACCATCGTTGTCGGACGAGGCATCATCATTGCCTACGTCCTCCGGCACACCGAACGGCTAAGTATTCGCCTGCGCGAGCGTCTTTTCAACATCCCGCTGGTGCTTAACTCGCTGCTGTGGGCCGCTTTGCCTTATTTGATCTTTCCGCAGGCATCCGAACCCGAACAATTCGTCATTGTCTGCATCATGGCAGGGCTGGCAGGGGGTGCAGCTACCGTCCTGTCGCCAGTCAAATGGCCTGCCCGCTTTTATCTGTTCTGCGTGCTGGTGCCTGGCTCCATCCTGCTCGAATCCAGTTTGGCTGCGCCCGTTATCCGTTCGCTGGGTCTCTGCTTTTTTGTCGTCATGCTGATCAGCCATGCCAACGCACGAAGACTGCTGCTTGAGGCCAACCTGAAGCGTTTTGAAAACCAGCAACTTCTCGACGACGTTCAAAAAAAGCGCAGCGAAGTCGAACAGCTCAATGTTGACTTGAGAAAGGCCGAAGCGGCCCTGCGCGAACAAAATACCCATCTTGAGCGCGAAATAGCGTTTCGCACGGAGCGCAATCGTCTCGCCTATTCGGTTATCCAGAACACCGCCGAGGGGATCATGGTGACCGACCCGAACGGCCTCATCATTGAGGTCAATCCGGCATTCTCCCGAATCACCGGCTATGCCGTTGCCGATGTGCTCGGCCAGCCGGCCAACCTGCTACTTTCCGAAAAACAGGATCGCCAGCATTACGATCACCTTAAACAACAGTTGCTCAGCGAAGGCAAATGGGAAGGGGAAATGTGGAGCCGGCGGCAAGATGGCGGCGTTTTTCTTGAACGACGCAGTATCGATGCAGTGCGGGACGCCGACGGCACGACTACCCACTACGTCTCCGTCTTCAATGACATCACCGAAGATTTTCACAAGGACGAACAACTCAGGCATATGGCCTGTCATGACCCACTGACCGGACTGGCCAATCGCAGCCTGCTGCATGAGCATTTGCGGATGGCGATTACCCGTGCCCTGCGCAACACGAGTCTGGTGGGCGTTCTTTTCCTCGATCTGGATCAGTTCAAATCAATCAACGACACGCTGGGTCATGAAGTCGGCGACTTGCTGCTTAAGGAAGTTGCCAACCGCCTTCTGGGCTGTATTCGAGCCAGCGACACGCTGGCAAGACTGGGCGGTGACGAATTCGTCGTCTTGATGAACGTCATTGCTGACGAGGACGACTGTGCCCTGCTCGCCAGAAAGTTGCGGCGGGCGCTTGAAACACCCATCGAGCTTTCGGGGGCCAGTCTTTACGTCAATACGTCGATCGGGATTTCCATTTATCCGAAGGACGGCACCACCATCGACGAATTGATGAAAAATGCCGACATGGCACTTTATGCTGCCAAGGCGGCCGGCAAAAACCGTTTCAATTACTTTCATGCGGCCATGTCGGAACAAGCCAATGCCCGCCGTGAGCTTGAAACCGCTTTACGCAAGGCACTGGCGAACAATGAACTGTCCCTGCACTACCAACCCAAGATCGATGCAGTCAATGGATCGCCCACCGGTTTCGAAGGACTCGTTCGCTGGGAACGGTCAGGCCATGGATTTGTGCGCCCGGATCTCTTCATTCCGGTCGCCGAGGAATCCGGCCTGATTGAAGCACTCGGCGAGTCGGTGATCGACCAGGCTTGCCGGCAGATGGCCGAATGGCATCAGGCCGGTTACGGATGGCAGAACGTTGCGGTCAACGTATCTGCCCGACAGCTGATCCATCAGGACCTGGCCGGGAAAATCCGCAACGCCATCCAGCGCCACGGCTTGCCACGGGGTTTTCTGGAAATCGAGGTGACCGAAAGCGTCCTTATGTCCATGCCGGAAAAAACCCTGCCCCTGCTCAGCGAGATTCGAAACATGGGTATCCGAATCGCCATCGACGATTTCGGCACCGGCCACTCCAGCCTGGCCTATTTGCGGCATATGCCGATCGATATCATGAAGATTGACCGCGCCTTCGTTCACGAAGCCGAGAAGAATCCGACCTCACAGGCCATCATCCAGACCATCGTTTCGCTCAGTCGCCTGCTTAACCTGACCGTGGTCGCCGAAGGGGTTGAATCGAGTGAGCAGGCCGAGATGTTGCGCGAGGCAGGCTGTGACCAATTGCAAGGCTATTACTTTGCACGACCGGTGGGTGCCGCCGGCATCGCCGAGCGATGGCTGGGCCAGGCAGGATAA
- a CDS encoding outer membrane protein transport protein — MNKSTLRLMPALITIAFSGSAAAAGFQLLEQNASGIGNAYAGSAAVADNASTIFYNPAGMTQLQHIEVSGGLSVVGTSFQFSDQGSTAGAFAGTGNGGDGGNVGVIPNGYLSWGLTKDLYVGLGVGAPFGLKTHYDDRWVGAAQSREFDVKTYNLNPSVAYRINDFVSVGGGLNWQRLEATYKRAAAISLAGSQSPLTLTLDDNSWGWNIGALFTLTPQTKVGVSYRSEVKYHTSGKIDITGPLAAGSSDAKADITLPDVFILSATHKLTDRVELLADVSRTGWSSIPKVDIMRASGAGIGTIAQTLDTDFRDTWRFALGANYKLNNEWMLKGGVAYDQTPVKGPTTRLVSLPDNDRTWFSLGAQWKPSKALTLDVGGTYLYVKDTTIDNNQPPARGRVVGTYQDSAWIFGAQASMSF, encoded by the coding sequence ATGAACAAGTCCACTCTGCGCCTGATGCCGGCGCTGATTACCATCGCGTTTTCAGGAAGTGCCGCAGCAGCCGGGTTCCAGCTGCTCGAACAAAACGCCAGCGGAATTGGTAATGCCTATGCTGGCTCGGCGGCGGTTGCCGACAATGCGAGCACCATTTTCTACAACCCGGCCGGCATGACTCAACTACAGCATATCGAAGTTTCCGGGGGGCTGTCGGTTGTCGGGACGAGCTTCCAGTTTTCTGACCAAGGCTCCACCGCGGGTGCCTTCGCCGGAACCGGAAATGGCGGCGACGGCGGTAATGTAGGCGTCATTCCCAATGGCTATCTGTCGTGGGGGCTGACCAAGGACCTGTATGTCGGTCTTGGTGTCGGCGCCCCGTTTGGCCTCAAGACGCATTACGACGATCGCTGGGTTGGCGCCGCCCAATCGCGTGAATTCGATGTCAAGACCTACAACCTCAACCCATCGGTGGCCTATCGGATCAACGACTTTGTCTCAGTGGGCGGAGGCCTGAACTGGCAGCGCCTGGAGGCAACTTACAAGCGCGCGGCGGCGATCAGTCTGGCCGGTTCACAGTCACCGTTGACGCTGACGCTCGATGACAACTCCTGGGGCTGGAACATTGGTGCACTATTTACGCTGACGCCGCAAACCAAGGTCGGCGTGTCGTACCGATCCGAAGTGAAATATCACACCAGCGGCAAAATCGACATTACCGGGCCGCTGGCTGCCGGTAGCTCGGACGCCAAGGCGGATATCACGCTACCGGATGTGTTCATTCTGAGTGCGACTCACAAGTTGACGGATCGCGTCGAATTGCTGGCAGATGTCTCGCGGACGGGCTGGAGCAGCATTCCGAAGGTGGACATCATGCGGGCATCGGGCGCAGGGATAGGCACGATCGCCCAAACCCTCGACACCGACTTCAGGGATACCTGGCGTTTCGCGCTGGGGGCCAACTACAAACTCAACAACGAGTGGATGCTGAAGGGCGGGGTGGCTTACGACCAGACGCCGGTCAAGGGGCCGACGACGCGACTGGTATCGCTGCCGGACAATGATCGCACCTGGTTCAGCCTTGGCGCGCAATGGAAGCCATCCAAAGCACTGACGCTGGATGTCGGTGGCACCTACCTGTACGTCAAGGATACGACGATTGACAACAATCAACCGCCAGCCCGCGGCCGTGTTGTTGGAACTTATCAGGACAGCGCCTGGATCTTTGGCGCTCAGGCGTCGATGTCCTTCTGA
- a CDS encoding enoyl-CoA hydratase/isomerase family protein encodes MKHWQLIMEESGIVVAMLDKAGESANSLSAEVMAEFGEILDQLDKQAPKGLIIRSGKDAGFIAGADIEEFSQLDTAEKGRVLVARGWNLFNRLAAVSYPTLALVRGHCLGGGLELSLACRYLLAVDEPGTKMGLPEVMLGIFPGWGGMLRLPKRVGPAAALDLMLTGKTLDAKRAKKMGLADDCVPPRVMEMAARQLVMSGQPRRPLPLLQRLLNGPLKSLVANGARKQVAKKARTEHYPAPYAIIDLWAKHDGNALAAPEVIDRIITSPTARNLVRVYHLQERLKGFGKASDFKTRRVHVVGAGVMGGDIAAWCALRGMTVTLQDQTLERIAPALKRAHALFTKRLREPLKIRDAFDRLIPDPNGDGVAHADVVIEAIFENVEAKHALFNVLEQRMKPGAVLATNTSSLKLEDLRTVLSKPERLVGIHFFNPVAMMPLVEVVEAEGADPAVVQAACAFVKQIDKLPLPVKSAPGFLVNAVLAPYMLAAMRAVDEGISPEAVDEAMLAFGMPMGPIELIDTVGLDIAMAAGKQLAGGADAPRCLIERVEKGQLGKKSGQGFYDWSSGRATKAAAGSVPAGLAERLMTPLIDRVEKLVADGVVADAALADAGVIFGTGFAPFTGGPMHFRSQSG; translated from the coding sequence ATGAAACACTGGCAACTGATCATGGAAGAAAGTGGCATCGTCGTCGCCATGCTCGACAAGGCCGGTGAATCGGCCAATTCGTTGTCTGCAGAGGTGATGGCCGAGTTTGGCGAAATCCTCGACCAACTCGACAAGCAAGCGCCCAAGGGGCTGATCATCCGCTCCGGCAAAGACGCCGGGTTCATCGCAGGCGCCGACATCGAGGAATTTTCGCAACTCGACACGGCTGAAAAAGGTAGGGTGCTGGTTGCGCGTGGCTGGAACCTGTTCAATCGTCTGGCGGCAGTGTCCTACCCGACGCTGGCGCTGGTCCGTGGTCACTGCCTGGGTGGCGGCCTGGAACTATCGCTCGCTTGCCGCTACTTGCTGGCGGTCGACGAACCCGGCACCAAGATGGGCTTGCCGGAAGTCATGCTGGGCATCTTCCCCGGCTGGGGGGGCATGCTGCGTTTGCCGAAGCGCGTTGGTCCGGCTGCGGCACTTGACCTGATGCTGACCGGGAAGACGCTGGACGCCAAACGAGCAAAAAAAATGGGGCTGGCCGACGATTGCGTGCCGCCGCGCGTCATGGAAATGGCGGCTCGCCAACTGGTAATGTCTGGTCAGCCACGTCGGCCCTTGCCTCTGTTGCAGCGCCTGCTCAACGGCCCGTTGAAATCGCTTGTCGCCAACGGCGCCCGCAAGCAGGTGGCGAAAAAGGCCCGGACCGAACACTACCCGGCACCGTACGCCATTATCGATCTGTGGGCGAAGCACGACGGCAATGCGCTGGCCGCTCCGGAGGTAATCGACCGCATCATCACCTCGCCGACGGCGCGCAATCTGGTCCGCGTCTATCACCTGCAGGAACGGCTGAAGGGCTTCGGCAAGGCATCGGATTTCAAGACGAGGCGCGTTCATGTCGTCGGCGCCGGCGTTATGGGTGGCGACATTGCCGCCTGGTGCGCCCTGCGCGGCATGACGGTGACCTTGCAGGACCAGACGCTGGAACGGATTGCCCCGGCGCTCAAGCGCGCTCATGCCCTGTTCACCAAGCGCCTGCGCGAGCCGCTGAAAATCCGTGACGCCTTCGACCGCCTGATCCCCGATCCGAACGGCGATGGCGTAGCGCATGCCGATGTGGTCATTGAAGCGATTTTCGAAAACGTCGAGGCCAAGCACGCGCTGTTCAATGTGCTTGAACAGCGCATGAAACCGGGTGCCGTGCTGGCGACCAATACCTCCAGCCTTAAACTCGAAGACCTGCGCACCGTGCTCAGCAAGCCGGAACGCCTGGTTGGCATCCATTTCTTCAACCCGGTGGCGATGATGCCACTGGTCGAAGTCGTCGAGGCGGAAGGCGCCGATCCGGCTGTCGTGCAGGCGGCCTGCGCCTTCGTCAAACAGATCGACAAGCTGCCGCTGCCGGTGAAAAGTGCGCCGGGATTCCTGGTCAACGCCGTGCTGGCGCCCTACATGCTGGCCGCCATGCGTGCGGTCGACGAGGGAATTTCGCCGGAAGCAGTCGACGAAGCCATGCTCGCCTTCGGCATGCCGATGGGGCCGATCGAGCTGATCGATACCGTCGGTCTCGATATTGCCATGGCGGCCGGCAAGCAACTGGCCGGTGGGGCCGATGCGCCGCGTTGCCTGATCGAACGTGTCGAGAAAGGGCAGCTTGGCAAGAAGAGCGGGCAGGGCTTTTACGACTGGTCGTCGGGCCGTGCGACAAAGGCCGCTGCCGGCAGCGTGCCAGCCGGTTTGGCTGAAAGACTGATGACCCCGTTGATTGATCGTGTTGAAAAACTGGTCGCCGATGGTGTGGTTGCAGATGCAGCGTTGGCGGATGCCGGCGTGATTTTCGGCACCGGCTTTGCCCCCTTTACCGGCGGGCCGATGCACTTTCGTTCCCAATCCGGCTAG
- a CDS encoding acetyl-CoA C-acetyltransferase, with translation MSKTIYVVDGARSPFLKAQKGPGIFAASDLAMQAGRALLLRQPFEPSDLDEVILGCAAPSPDETNIGRMVALRLGCGKKVPGWTVMRNCASGMQAIDSAIANIQCGRSELVLAGGVDALSRAPLLYSDAMVRWFAGMMAMRTVNQKIGHFSKLPLAELLKPVIGLMKGLTDPVVGLLMGQTAENLAWKFGINRQQMDEFAVKSHLKAMSARAAGYFGEIVPVVDRQGKVYAEDDGVRADASMAGMAKLKPFFDKKYGNITAANSSQITDGAAWVILASEEAVNKWELNPIGKIVDSEWAGLDPAQMGLGPVHATTPILQRHGLGLNDIDYWELNEAFAAQVLGCQAAWQSDEYCREQLELPGALGAIDDEKLNVDGGAVAIGHPVGASGARIVLHLLHVLRRNKARRGIATICIGGGLGGAMLVEAL, from the coding sequence ATGAGCAAGACGATCTACGTGGTTGATGGCGCGCGTTCGCCTTTTCTGAAAGCGCAGAAAGGGCCGGGAATTTTCGCGGCATCCGACCTCGCGATGCAGGCGGGACGGGCGCTGCTGCTACGCCAGCCGTTCGAACCGAGCGATCTCGACGAAGTCATTCTCGGCTGTGCCGCACCGTCGCCGGACGAAACCAACATCGGCCGCATGGTCGCCCTGCGCCTCGGCTGCGGCAAGAAGGTGCCCGGCTGGACGGTGATGCGCAATTGCGCGTCAGGCATGCAGGCCATCGACTCGGCGATTGCCAACATTCAGTGCGGGCGTTCCGAACTGGTGCTGGCCGGCGGCGTCGACGCGCTCTCAAGGGCACCGTTGCTCTATTCGGACGCCATGGTGCGCTGGTTCGCCGGCATGATGGCGATGCGCACGGTCAACCAGAAAATTGGTCATTTTTCGAAATTGCCGCTGGCCGAGTTGCTGAAGCCGGTCATTGGTTTGATGAAGGGCTTGACCGACCCGGTTGTCGGCTTGCTGATGGGCCAGACAGCCGAAAATCTGGCCTGGAAATTTGGCATCAACCGCCAGCAGATGGACGAATTCGCCGTCAAAAGTCACTTGAAAGCGATGTCCGCCCGCGCCGCAGGGTATTTCGGCGAGATCGTCCCGGTCGTCGATAGGCAAGGCAAAGTTTACGCCGAGGATGATGGCGTACGCGCCGACGCCAGCATGGCTGGCATGGCCAAGCTGAAGCCTTTCTTCGACAAGAAATACGGCAACATCACGGCGGCTAACAGTTCGCAGATTACCGACGGTGCCGCCTGGGTGATTCTGGCTTCCGAAGAAGCAGTCAATAAATGGGAGCTAAACCCTATCGGCAAGATCGTCGACAGCGAATGGGCCGGACTCGATCCGGCGCAGATGGGGCTTGGCCCGGTGCATGCCACGACACCCATCTTGCAACGCCACGGCCTCGGACTGAATGACATCGATTACTGGGAGCTGAACGAAGCCTTTGCAGCGCAGGTGCTGGGCTGTCAGGCTGCGTGGCAATCCGATGAATATTGCCGTGAGCAGCTTGAATTGCCCGGCGCACTCGGTGCCATCGACGACGAAAAACTCAATGTGGATGGTGGCGCTGTCGCCATCGGCCACCCGGTCGGTGCCTCCGGCGCCCGCATCGTGCTGCATCTGCTGCACGTGCTACGCCGGAACAAGGCCAGACGTGGGATTGCCACGATTTGTATTGGCGGCGGGCTGGGTGGCGCGATGCTGGTGGAGGCGCTCTGA